A region from the Pungitius pungitius chromosome 16, fPunPun2.1, whole genome shotgun sequence genome encodes:
- the LOC119215442 gene encoding potassium channel subfamily K member 4: MRCSTLLGILTGVLLYLVLGAVVFRSLEAPREEGKHMDLQEARRDFLLNFTCMGPDDLQTFIEKVVEAVGAGVDPGVDPGSNLTYVSQWDLASAFFFSGTIITTIGFGNISPKTEGGQLFCIFYALVGIPMFGFLLAGVGDHLGTGLRKAVAKIETLFRKWRVSPTIVRVISAVLSILLGCLLFVAVPILIFQEVEEWTYLESAYFVVITLTTVGFGDYVAGDSGKAGSDHWYKPLVWFWILLGLAYFASVLTMIGNWLRVLSKKTRAEMEELRAHATDWTQNIQNMSVDFRIAGRIDDPFKRRRRKRRHGPRSQGHTVSANGAPEGKDEQSESQTESGSSYSSSSNESGSESESDSQVTQTEGVPEEKPAETPPDPLLSQPLDHFGENLAFIDESSDAQSGKLHLDPLLDALQSNRVRSRMPKRRRQRRPVPQRSPKLKSSSRDEKEPNGNPQPISGLPVEP, from the exons ATGCGCTGCTCCACCCTCCTCGGCATCCTCACCGGGGTGCTTCTCTACTTGGTGCTGGGAGCCGTGGTGTTCCGCTCCTTGGAGGCTCCGCGAGAGGAAGGCAAGCACATGGATCTGCAGGAGGCGCGGCGGGACTTCTTGTTGAACTTTACCTGCATGGGCCCAGATGACCTTCAGACGTTCATAGAG AAAGTAGTGGAGGCCGTCGGTGCAGGCGTGGATCCTGGCGTGGATCCCGGCAGTAACCTAACTTATGTCAGCCAATGGGATCTGGccagtgccttttttttctcagggaCTATCATCACAACTATTG GTTTTGGAAACATCTCTCCCAAGACAGAAGGAGGGCAGCTGTTCTGCATCTTCTACGCTCTGGTGGGGATCCCGATGTTTGGTTTCCTGCTTGCTGGAGTTGGAGACCATCTGGGTACTGGGCTGAGGAAGGCTGTTGCCAAAATAGAGACTCTCTTCCGG AAATGGCGTGTTAGTCCAACCATTGTGCGGGTGATCTCAGCCGTCCTGTCCATCCTGCTCGGGTGCCTGCTCTTCGTCGCTGTGCCTATCCTGATTttccaggaggtggaggagtggaCTTATCTGGAGTCGGCGTACTTTGTCGTTATCACCCTGACAACAGTGGGGTTCGGAGACTATGTTGCAG GGGATTCAGGAAAGGCGGGGAGTGACCATTGGTACAAGCCTTTAGTATGGTTTTGGATCTTGCTTGGTCTTGCCTACTTCGCGTCCGTCCTGACGATGATTGGTAACTGGCTTCGGGTTCTATCTAAGAAGACCAGAGCCGAG ATGGAGGAGCTCCGAGCACACGCGACTGACTGGACCCAAAACATTCAGAATATGTCGGTGGATTTTCGCATTGCAGGAAGAATCGACGACCCCTTTAAACGGCGCCGCCGAAAGCGCCGCCACGGCCCTCGCAGCCAAGGTCACACAGTGTCAGCCAACGGGGCCCCTGAGGGTAAAGATGAGCAGAGTGAGAGTCAGACAGAGTCGGGATCTTcctactcttcctcctccaatgAGTCAGGGTCTGAATCAGAAAGCGACTCTCAGGTCACTCAGACAGAGGGAGTACCCGAAGAGAAACCCGCAGAGACTCCGCCAGATCCTCTCCTGTCGCAGCCTCTGGACCATTTTGGGGAGAACCTTGCCTTTATCGACGAGTCTTCGGATGCCCAGAGTGGTAAACTCCATTTGGATCCTCTGCTGGATGCGTTACAATCCAACCGCGTACGCTCTCGGATGCCCAAGAGGAGACGGCAAAGAAGGCCGGTTCCACAGAGAAGCCCCAAACTCAAAAGCTCCAGCCGTGATGAGAAGGAGCCCAATGGAAACCCCCAACCAATTTCAGGTCTACCAGTGGAGCCTTAA
- the adssl gene encoding adenylosuccinate synthase, like — protein MASDSTEANVNGRETVSLNGEPVVKRLRESVSHDPSLRIPKEPQNKVTVVLGAQWGDEGKGKVVDLLAMDADIVCRCQGGNNAGHTVVVDSVEYDFHLLPSGVLNKNAVSFIGNGVVIHLPGLFEEAQKNLQKGKGLQGWEERLKISDRAHLVFNFHQAVDGIQEQQRQQQEGKNLGTTKKGIGPAYSSKAARNGLRVCDLVSDFKVFEDKFRMLAEHFLTMYPNLNLDVDSELEQLKGFAERLRPLVTDGVYFMHQALNGPSKKILVEGANAALLDIDFGTYPFVTSSNCTVGGVCTGLGVPPSYVGRVYGVVKAYTTRVGVGAFPTEQDNETGELLQTKGREFGVTTGRRRRCGWLDLILVRYAHMINGFTAIALTKLDILDTLSEIKVGVAYKVDGEPLPSFPANMDVLTRVSVDYETLPGWCCSTESARGFEELPPKAQNYIRFIENFLQVPVKWVGVGKSRESMVKLF, from the exons atggcaTCCGACAGCACCGAGGCCAACGTTAACGGACGGGAGACCGTCTCCCTCAACGGGGAGCCCGTCGTTAAGCGGCTGCGGGAGAGTGTCTCGCACGATCCTTCCCTCCGCATCCCGAAGGAGCCGCAGAACAAAGTGACCGTTGTGCTCGGAGCTCAGTGGGGCGACGAGGGCAAAGGGAAAGTTGTGGACTTGCTCGCGATGGATGCGGATATTGTATGCAGGTGCCAG gGAGGCAACAATGCGGGCCACACGGTGGTGGTGGACTCCGTGGAGTACGACTTCCACCTGCTGCCCAGCGGCGTGCTCAACAAGAATGCCGTCTCCTTCATTG GCAATGGGGTTGTGATCCACCTCCCAGGCCTGTTTGAGGAGGCTCAAAAGAATTTGCAGAAAGGCAAAG GATTACAAGGTTGGGAGGAGAGGTTAAAGATTTCTGATCGTGCCCACCTCG tgtTTAACTTCCATCAAGCTGTTGATGGAATCCaggagcagcagcggcagcaacaAGAAGGGAAAAA tttgggaaccactaaAAAGGGTATTGGTCCTGCGTACTCCTCCAAAGCCGCTCGTAACGGTCTGCGAGTCTGTGACCTTGTGTCAGATTTCAAGGTTTTTGAGGACaa GTTTCGCATGTTGGCTGAACATTTCCTGACGATGTATCCAAACCTTAACTTGGATGTTGACAGTGAACTGGAGCAGCTAAAG gGTTTTGCAGAGAGACTGCGCCCCCTGGTGACTGACGGGGTGTACTTTATGCACCAAGCTCTCAATGGTCCCAGTAAGAAAATCCTGGTGGAGGGAGCCAATGCTGCTCTGCTGGACATTGACTTTG GCACGTACCCTTTTGTGACGTCTTCTAACTGCACGGTGGGCGGAGTGTGCACTGGTCTTGGCGTGCCTCCGTCATACGTTGGCCGAGTGTACGGCGTCGTCAAAGCCTACACCACCAGGGTGGGCGTCGGTGCTTTCCCAACAGAGCAGGATAAT gAGACTGGAGAACTCTTACAGACCAAAGGGAGAGAGTTCGGTGTGACGACGGGCCGGAGGAGGCGTTGCGGTTGGCTCGACCTGATCTTGGTCAGATACGCCCACATGATCAATGGCTTTACTGC AATTGCCTTGACCAAGCTGGACATTTTGGACACGTTGTCGGAGATTAAAGTGGGAGTGGCCTATAAAGTCGATGGAGAACCTCTACCAAGTTTCCCCG CGAACATGGACGTTCTGACGCGCGTGTCGGTGGATTACGAGACGTTGCCCGGCTGGTGCTGCAGCACCGAGTCGGCGCGCGGCTTCGAGGAGCTGCCGCCGAAGGCACAGAACTACATTCGCTTCATCGAGAACTTCCTGCAAGTGCCAG tgaAGTGGGTTGGAGTGGGCAAGTCCAGAGAGAGCATGGTAAAACTGTTTTGA